A single region of the Lycium barbarum isolate Lr01 chromosome 2, ASM1917538v2, whole genome shotgun sequence genome encodes:
- the LOC132627362 gene encoding peroxidase 12-like — MVSNSLASFLLVLFVSSSLIFTEAQRPALVRGLSWSFYQSSCPQLESIIRKRLEKQIKDDVGQAAGLLRLHFHDCFVQGCDSSVLLDGSAGGPSEQTAIPNLTLRKKSFKIIDDLRKRIQAECGQVVSCSDITAIAARDSVVLTGGPNYDVPLGRKDGLNFATEQATIDNLVAPFANTTVVLDRLRAKGLDATDAVALSGAHTIGISHCTSFTDRLYPNQDSTMDKTFANNLKRSCPTADSNNTVNMDIRSPNVFDNKYYVDLMNRQGLFTSDQDLYTDRRTRGIVTSFAVNQSLFYEKFVIGMIKMGQLNVLTGGQGEIRNRCDRKNKNKKVDIATVVEELEETFSALF; from the exons ATGGTGTCTAATAGTCTTGCAAGTTTTCTACTTGTTCTTTTTGTTTCTTCTTCCTTGATCTTCACAGAAGCTCAGAGGCCTGCTTTAGTGAGGGGTCTTTCATGGTCATTTTATCAGTCAAGCTGCCCTCAGCTTGAATCCATTATTAGGAAAAGGCTTGAAAAGCAGATCAAGGATGATGTTGGCCAAGCTGCTGGTTTACTTCGCCTTCATTTCCACGATTGCTTTGTTCAG GGATGTGATAGTTCAGTGTTGCTAGATGGATCAGCAGGAGGGCCAAGTGAGCAGACTGCAATTCCAAATTTGACTCTAAGAAAGAAGTCATTCAAGATCATTGATGATCTTAGGAAAAGGATCCAAGCTGAATGTGGCCAAGTCGTGTCTTGCTCTGATATTACTGCCATTGCTGCTAGGGACTCCGTCGTCTTG ACTGGTGGCCCCAACTACGATGTACCCTTGGGAAGAAAGGATGGACTTAACTTCGCAACAGAACAAGCGACCATAGACAACCTCGTCGCACCCTTTGCCAACACCACAGTCGTCCTCGATCGCCTCAGAGCCAAAGGCCTCGACGCCACGGATGCTGTCGCCTTGTCCGGGGCCCACACCATCGGAATCAGCCACTGCACTTCCTTCACCGACCGTCTCTACCCTAACCAAGACTCTACCATGGACAAAACATTCGCCAACAACCTAAAACGTAGTTGCCCCACAGCTGACTCGAACAACACGGTTAACATGGACATTCGGAGCCCTAATGTGTTCGACAACAAGTACTACGTTGATCTCATGAATAGGCAAGGGCTTTTTACGTCCGACCAAGATTTGTATACGGATAGAAGGACTCGAGGGATTGTTACGAGCTTTGCTGTGAATCAATCGCTGTTTTATGAGAAGTTTGTGATTGGTATGATCAAGATGGGACAGTTGAATGTGTTGACTGGTGGACAAGGTGAGATTAGGAATAGGTGTGATAGGAAGAACAAGAATAAGAAGGTTGACATTGCTACTGTTGTTGAAGAGTTGGAGGAAACTTTCTCTGCTTTGTTTTAA